Sequence from the Aquimarina sp. Aq107 genome:
CAAAATCAAACAACCTTTTACCCCAACTCTTAATCGAGTCATCTAACGGAATTTGGCGCAAAGATAATACTGGAACTAAGTCATAATAATTTAAATGCAAATTTTTTGAAAATAATTCTTTAGTATCAGGTATGAACTTTAGGTTTTTCATGTTAACATCACAAAACTCAATATAGCTTTTTACCAAATCGTTATCTAATTCACTTAATGAACAATATACCTCATCAATTTCCTTTTCTATAACATAACTAAAACTTTGTTCAATTGTTCCTATTTTGTCTTCATCAAATTGATCTGTAAAAAAACCTTTGTATCGATAACCATATCCTGGCATGGTATCAAAAAAATTCGTTAACCTCTTTGTAGATTCATTTGATCCTATCACTATAACATTACGATAATTACTTCCAGTAATAATCCTATATTTTTTAAAGACTTCATACAAGAAAATCCTCCAAATATTGAGTACAATAAATAACCAAATAAAAAAATATAAAACATTCGACCAATGGACATTCGATTTTGAAAGATAAAAGTAACTCAATATTAATAAAACTATTATTACGGATTGTCTTAATAATAAAGAGACTATTTCAGGAATTTTGGTAAAGCGGTATATTGCATATACAGAAATCAGAAAAGATAATATAATCCAAAATAAAATTATAAAACCTATATCCAATAAATTTTTGGTTAAAAGAAAATATGCCAAAAAAGAAACAATTAATAGGTCAATACCGTATAAAAGTGGCTTTATATATTTTGAATATCCACCTTTATTCATAAATACTTTTTTCGTGACTCTCCTTAATTAAACTATCATCATTCATCTTATTCTGCCAACAATTATATAGCTGTTCTATTGTTTTTTTAAATTCCTTTTCGAACCGTTCTTTACTAAAAACCTCCGCTTGCTTACGAATTATGTGCTTATCAAAAACTTGTTCATGTCTTTCAAAAAATTCAATTGCTCCAAGTAATGAGCCAATAGTCTGTTCTTTAAAAAAAACTCCCGTATTATCCTCCACTAAATTATCTGTTATAAAACAACCTTTAATTGTTTCTAAAACCCCTCCTTTTGCAAAAGCTATAACAGGAACTCCACAAGCCTGTGCTTCAATTGGCGCTATCCCAAAATCCTCCTCAGCTGCAAAAACAAACGCTCTAGCTTTTCTTAATATTTCAATCATTGCTGTTTTCTCAATATGCCCCATTAAATCAATATTTGAAGTAGCCAGCTTCTTTATTTTTTTAAAATCTGGACCATCTCCAATTACAATAAGCTTCTTGTTTGTTTTAGAAAACGCCTCTACTATCAAATTTATTTTTTTGTAAGGCACCATTCTAGAACATGTAACATAATAATCTTCCTTCTTGTCTGATATTATAAAAGATTTTGTATCCACAGGTGGATAAATCACTATTGATTCTTTATTATAAATTTTTTTTATTCTTGCAGCGATATAATGAGAAATTGCGATATAATGATCTGGTCTGTTAGCAGTACTTACATCCCAAATTCTAAGCTTATGAAGAAAATATTTTGCTATAAAACCCTTTATTCCCTTATTAAGTCCACTTTCTTTTAAGTACTGAAAATATAAATCCCAAGCATAACGAATTGGCGAATAAACATAACTTATATGTAATTGATCAGGCCTGGTTAACACTCCTTTTGATATTGCTGATGAAGAAGAAATAATCAAGTCATATTCATTTAGATCAAATTGTTCAATCGCTAGCGGGAATAATGGTAAATAAGAACGGTATTTTTTTTTACCAAATGGCAATTTTTCTATAAAAGAAGTATTTGTTTTTTTACCTTTAAGAACTTTTCCTCTCTGCTCATCAGTTAAGGTGTCGACCAAAGTAAAGTGATCAAAGTCATCCCAAATATTTGTAAAGCTTTCAATACATCTCTCAGCACCACTATATTGCGTATACCAATCATGTATTAAAGCTTTTTTCATTTTCAACATTTATAAAATAATTCTTGAATTTAAAGTTTTACTAATAAGCTACAAATAAAAAATTACTGTTATTAACTAAAAACTACTTAAAATTCCAAATTGAACAAAAACAAAGTTAAAGCAATTTATCAGTACTAGAAGAAATTTTATACGAAATGAAGTATTTAAATAAACTATACTTCTAAAAGGATAAAAACATATTTTATTGCGCTTTTTTTGTAAAATTGAAAATCAAATCATTATTTATTGGTTTCAGAATTAAACATTTTTATCAATGTATTTTCCAA
This genomic interval carries:
- a CDS encoding glycosyltransferase: MKKALIHDWYTQYSGAERCIESFTNIWDDFDHFTLVDTLTDEQRGKVLKGKKTNTSFIEKLPFGKKKYRSYLPLFPLAIEQFDLNEYDLIISSSSAISKGVLTRPDQLHISYVYSPIRYAWDLYFQYLKESGLNKGIKGFIAKYFLHKLRIWDVSTANRPDHYIAISHYIAARIKKIYNKESIVIYPPVDTKSFIISDKKEDYYVTCSRMVPYKKINLIVEAFSKTNKKLIVIGDGPDFKKIKKLATSNIDLMGHIEKTAMIEILRKARAFVFAAEEDFGIAPIEAQACGVPVIAFAKGGVLETIKGCFITDNLVEDNTGVFFKEQTIGSLLGAIEFFERHEQVFDKHIIRKQAEVFSKERFEKEFKKTIEQLYNCWQNKMNDDSLIKESHEKSIYE
- a CDS encoding sugar transferase — its product is MNKGGYSKYIKPLLYGIDLLIVSFLAYFLLTKNLLDIGFIILFWIILSFLISVYAIYRFTKIPEIVSLLLRQSVIIVLLILSYFYLSKSNVHWSNVLYFFIWLFIVLNIWRIFLYEVFKKYRIITGSNYRNVIVIGSNESTKRLTNFFDTMPGYGYRYKGFFTDQFDEDKIGTIEQSFSYVIEKEIDEVYCSLSELDNDLVKSYIEFCDVNMKNLKFIPDTKELFSKNLHLNYYDLVPVLSLRQIPLDDSIKSWGKRLFDFVLALFVLLFILSWLIPILGLIIKLESKGPIFFSQNRPGIKEKGFFLL